The DNA window CGCACCGCGGACACCTTCTGCGCGCCCTCCGGCCGCAGGGTCACCTGCTCGCCCACGCGCACGCGCACCTCCTCGCGCTCCTCGAGCGAGCCCGTGAGGTACGCCGCGAAGCGCTGCATCAGCGGCAGGAAGCTGGTGCGGATGGCGAAGTCGCTCCAGTCGCGGTCCACCGTGCTGGTGAACAGGGCGACGCGGCCCTTGCCCTTGCGCATCACCGCGACAGCGGGCGCGCCGTCCTCGTACGTGGCCAGCACCTGGCTTGCGCCGGGGGAGGCCGGGTTGTCCGCCTCCAGCAGCATGTACCGGTAGAAGCGAGCGCCGATGAGCCCTTCCTCCGCGCGTCCCGTGAAGGGCGCGAACAGGACGTGCTCCTGCTTCACCTGCGCCAGCCGCGCCGCCTTCGTCTCCGCCTCCGGGTCCGTGTCGCGCTCCGCGCTGGTGCGCACCACGCGCAGGGGACGGGGCAGCACCGCGCCGAGCCGGAGGTTGTAGTCCTCCGTGTTCACCCGGTCGCCCATGCTGATGAACAGGCCGCCGCCGTTCTCCACGAAGGCCGTGAGCTTCGCGGCCTCCTCCTCGGTCGGCGCCGCCACGTTGAGCAGCAGCACCAGGTCGTACGTGGAGAAGTCCTCGCGCAGCCCGACCTCGGCATCGCGCACGGCCACCTCCACCGGAGATCCAGGCGCCGTCAGCGCCGCGTCCACGAAGAAGGCCTCGTCCCGGTAGCGCGTCGCGTGGGGCGCGCCATTCACCACCAGCGCCTTCAGCGCGCGAGGCACGGGCAGCACGAACGCGCGCCGGTCATCCTCCGCCAGCGCGTCCGGCGCGAGCGTCACCTCGCCCACCACCGTGCCGCCCTGCGGGAAGCGCACCGTCAGCGCCTTCTGCGTGGTGCCACCGGCGGGCACGTCGACGAAGCCCTTGGCCAGCGTCGACTCGCCCACGCGCACCGCGGCCTCCAGGTCCTTGGCCGCCTCCGTCCCGAAGTTGCGCACGGTGAAGGTGAACTGGAACGCGCGAGGCCCCGCCTGAAGCGCGGGCTCCACCTTCAGGTCCACCACCGCGTGGTTGTTGAGCGCGTCGCGTCCCTCGGCCACGTCGCGCAGCACCACCTCCGGCTTCACCAGCGTGCCCGTGGGGCCCTTCACCGTGGGCGGCGGAGCCTCCAGCCGGAACGCGGTGGCCGCCATGTCGGAGACCACCACCAGCCGCTTGGCCGCCAGCGGGTTCTCCTCCAGGGAGCGCGCCGCCATCTCCATGCACCGCGACAGGTCCGCGCCGCCGTACGTCGGCTTCGCCTCGTCCACGATGCCGCGCAGCCGGCCCCGGTCGAAGCCCGGCGTGGGAGGTGAGGCGGGCGTGCCCGTGCACACCAGCACCGTGGCGGGCTCCTCGGGCAGCAGGTCCTTCAGCGCGTCGCGCGCCTCGTCCCGGCCTCGCTCGAAGAGGGACGTCCCATCCGACCAGCGCATCGACAGCGACGCGTCCAGGATGATGGCCGTCGCGGCGGGGCCCTTCACCACCTGCGCGGCGTGCGCGTCGCTCGACAGCTCCGGTCGGGCGAGGGCGATGGGAATGGCCAGCAGGATGAGCGTGCGCAGCGTGTACAAGAGCAGCCGCTTGAGCTTGAGGCGGCTGGCGGTGCGCTTCTGGCTGCGCAGCACGAAGGCCAGCGGACCGAACGGGTGCGGCCGGGGCCGGCGCCGGTCGAACAGGTGCACCAGCAGGGGGATGAAGGCCCCGAGCGCGCCCAGGAGCATCCACGGATTGCCGAACGTCACCCGCGCCTCCCGCGCCGGGCCAGGTAGCGCAAGAGGACGTCGTCCAGCTTCTCGTCGGTGCGCACCAGCTCGTAGTCCACATCCGCCTCCGCGCAGGAGGCCTTCACGCTCGCCAGGAAGGCGTTGAACTCCTCCAGGTAGCTCTCCTTGATTTCGCGCGGGTTCACTTCAATCCGTCCCTCGCCCTCCATGTCCAGGAAGAGGGTGGGGTCATCGAAGGGGAACGTCAGCTCCGCCGGGTCCACGATGTGGAACAGCGACACGTCGTTCTTGCGCTGGCGCAGCGCGAGCACCCGCTTGAGCGCGTCCTGCTTCTCGTCCAGCAGGTCGGACAGGACGATGACGGTGGAGCGGCGGGGCAGCACCTCCGCCAGGTGGTCCGCCGCGCTGCCCAGGTCCGTGCCTCCGCCTGGCGCCGTGGCGTCCAGCGTGTCCAGCAGCACGTTGAGGTGGCCCGCGGACGCGCGCGGCGGCACGTCCTTCCACTTTCCACCCGTGAGCAGCGCCAAGCCCGCGGCGTCCTGCTGACGCACCAGCAGGTAGCAGAGCGCTCCGGCCAGCGTGGTGGCGACGTCCAGCTTCGTCAGCGCGCCGCTCGTGTAGCCCATGGAGGCGGACGCATCCACGACCATGACCGAGCGCAGGTTCGTCTCATGCTCGAAGCGCTTGACGTAGTACTTGTCGAACTTGCCGTAGGCCTTCCAGTCGAGGTGCCGCAGCTCGTCGCCGGGGGCGTATTCCTTGTGCTCGGCGAACTCCACGCTCTGCCCTTGGTGAGGGCTCTTGTGGAGGCCGGACAACACGCCCTCCATCACCGCGCGCGCACGCAGCTTCACGCCCTTGAGGCGGGCCAGGGTCTGGGCGTCGAGCACCACGCCGCGCTAGCCCTTCACCACGGAGAGGAGCTGGTCGACGAGCTTCACGGAGGTGATGCCCTCGCTCTCCGCGGTGAAGTTGGGGAGCACGCGGTGACGCAGCACCGGACGCGCCAGCGCCCGCACGTCCTCCACGGTGGCCACGAAGCGGCCGTGGAGAATCGCGCGCGCCTTCGCCGCGAGCACCAGGTACTGGCTCGCGCGGGGACCGGCGCCCCAGGACACGTTCTTCGCCACGAAGTCCGGCACGCCGGGCTCCTTGGGGCGGGTGTTGCGCACCAGCTCCACCGCGAAGCGCACCACGTGGTCCGGCACCGGCACGCGCCGCACCAGCTCCTGGAGGGCGAGGATGCGCTCGGGCGAGAGAATCTTCTCCAGCTTCGGCTGCTCGC is part of the Myxococcus landrumus genome and encodes:
- a CDS encoding DUF58 domain-containing protein, which translates into the protein MVLDAQTLARLKGVKLRARAVMEGVLSGLHKSPHQGQSVEFAEHKEYAPGDELRHLDWKAYGKFDKYYVKRFEHETNLRSVMVVDASASMGYTSGALTKLDVATTLAGALCYLLVRQQDAAGLALLTGGKWKDVPPRASAGHLNVLLDTLDATAPGGGTDLGSAADHLAEVLPRRSTVIVLSDLLDEKQDALKRVLALRQRKNDVSLFHIVDPAELTFPFDDPTLFLDMEGEGRIEVNPREIKESYLEEFNAFLASVKASCAEADVDYELVRTDEKLDDVLLRYLARRGRRG
- a CDS encoding BatA domain-containing protein — encoded protein: MTFGNPWMLLGALGAFIPLLVHLFDRRRPRPHPFGPLAFVLRSQKRTASRLKLKRLLLYTLRTLILLAIPIALARPELSSDAHAAQVVKGPAATAIILDASLSMRWSDGTSLFERGRDEARDALKDLLPEEPATVLVCTGTPASPPTPGFDRGRLRGIVDEAKPTYGGADLSRCMEMAARSLEENPLAAKRLVVVSDMAATAFRLEAPPPTVKGPTGTLVKPEVVLRDVAEGRDALNNHAVVDLKVEPALQAGPRAFQFTFTVRNFGTEAAKDLEAAVRVGESTLAKGFVDVPAGGTTQKALTVRFPQGGTVVGEVTLAPDALAEDDRRAFVLPVPRALKALVVNGAPHATRYRDEAFFVDAALTAPGSPVEVAVRDAEVGLREDFSTYDLVLLLNVAAPTEEEAAKLTAFVENGGGLFISMGDRVNTEDYNLRLGAVLPRPLRVVRTSAERDTDPEAETKAARLAQVKQEHVLFAPFTGRAEEGLIGARFYRYMLLEADNPASPGASQVLATYEDGAPAVAVMRKGKGRVALFTSTVDRDWSDFAIRTSFLPLMQRFAAYLTGSLEEREEVRVRVGEQVTLRPEGAQKVSAVRAPDGGELPVKVQPDGSVVAGPVLEPGVHAVLGSDGKQLAALSFAAVLDPAESDLTRVPQETLTAYFGEETVKASSGDEDRPSVPMWTWLILAACVAFFFEGALLRK